In Mytilus trossulus isolate FHL-02 chromosome 14, PNRI_Mtr1.1.1.hap1, whole genome shotgun sequence, a genomic segment contains:
- the LOC134696148 gene encoding uncharacterized protein LOC134696148: MMVGKYLFCIYLVFVSNYILPTAAQSTGSCGVSALTRNSSETRIQFIEFSGDNAFDCKWFINGPAGKPIYLALNYLTIGGDCSQSSIDFTFTNNANETYCTENITSETPLPIATGHATIHFRSNIDSFRHAFKVSFKSYIAVEEPFSDNVRGDIGVILAIVLGVVLLGSMFVAVTFCTIKLYLRCKNRDPEPSEMTAITNIRAETMRAITLKDDFDIKPLSRLVRAKTGSTERILQTREAYA; encoded by the exons ATGATGGTCGGAAAATACTTGTTTTGTATCTATTTAGTTTTTGTTTCCAATTACATTCTCCCAACAGCTGCGCAGTCGACAG gttcATGTGGCGTTTCAGCACTTACCCGGAATTCCTCTGAAACGAGAATACAATTCATAGAATTTAGTGGAGATAATGC ATTTGACTGTAAGTGGTTTATAAACGGACCTGCCGGGAAACCAATCTACCTTGCTCTCAATTATCTAACAATCGGAGGGGATTGCTCACAATCTAGTATTGATTTTACGtttacaa aTAATGCAAATGAGACCTATTGTACCGAAAATATCACATCTGAAACTCCGCTACCCATAGCGACAGGACATGCTACCATACATTTCCGTTCAAATATTGATAGTTTTCGACATGCATTTAAAGTCTCCTTTAAATCATATATAGCAg tGGAGGAACCATTTAGCGACAATGTTAGGGGAGACATCGGAGTAATACTTGCAATAGTCCTTGGTGTAGTGTTACTGGGGTCAATGTTTGTTGCTGTTACTTTTTGTACCATCAAGCTATATCTGAGATGCAAAAACAGGGATCCTGAACCATCTGAGATGACGGCTATCACTAATATCCGTGCGGAAACAATGAGGGCGATTACATTAAAGGACGACTTTGACATAAAACCATTATCAAGATTGGTTAGGGCGAAAACAGGGTCAACAGAAAGAATACTACAGACAAGAGAAGCTTATGCTTAA